From Nitrospirota bacterium, a single genomic window includes:
- the holA gene encoding DNA polymerase III subunit delta codes for MASAISPAQLTAQLAQGTVAPLYLVAGEEDLLRDMVLAALKTSLLGEGESDFNCDLFYGDDVSGSEIVTCASEVAVFAPRRVVVVKAADKLPAKECEAILPYLKEPSDSTTVIFIASKLDGRLKFTQALAKSSVTVDCAPLREVQWLPWLKQDAERVGIRLNDEAIELLKEACGGSLYSVRRELEKLAAYVSPGLAVTAADVATLRGTEPGASVFDLTLAIGAKNRGRVLAILARNLEAGEAPLRILGSLAWQYRRLWKVKEIARQGGREGEAARTLRMDPAKVRSFLDQFPDAHLQEALGLLLDADAKLKGGSGGRPARILEGLLLRLCDRAQAKARPLSPSRGAEAPQPVRARTISNVRTISGRQTRN; via the coding sequence ATGGCTTCAGCCATCTCTCCCGCACAACTCACCGCACAACTCGCGCAAGGCACGGTCGCGCCTCTGTACCTGGTTGCCGGCGAGGAAGATTTGCTGCGCGACATGGTTTTGGCTGCGCTAAAAACTTCGTTATTGGGCGAGGGCGAGAGCGACTTCAATTGCGATTTGTTTTATGGCGATGACGTGAGCGGGTCTGAGATTGTCACTTGCGCCTCGGAAGTGGCCGTGTTCGCGCCCAGACGAGTGGTGGTGGTGAAAGCGGCAGATAAGCTGCCGGCCAAGGAATGTGAGGCGATTCTTCCCTATTTGAAAGAGCCGAGTGATTCCACGACCGTGATCTTTATCGCATCGAAACTCGATGGGCGGCTGAAGTTCACCCAGGCGCTCGCGAAGTCCTCGGTGACGGTCGATTGTGCGCCCCTCAGAGAGGTGCAATGGCTTCCTTGGCTCAAGCAGGATGCGGAGCGGGTCGGGATCCGGCTCAATGACGAAGCCATTGAGTTGCTTAAAGAGGCTTGCGGAGGCTCGCTCTATTCGGTCCGGCGTGAATTGGAAAAGTTGGCGGCCTATGTCTCGCCTGGTTTGGCTGTGACCGCCGCCGATGTGGCGACGTTGCGCGGAACAGAGCCTGGCGCCTCGGTGTTTGATTTGACCTTGGCGATCGGGGCAAAAAACCGAGGACGGGTGCTGGCGATCCTGGCCAGGAATCTGGAAGCGGGGGAGGCTCCGTTACGAATTCTCGGCTCACTGGCCTGGCAATATCGGAGACTGTGGAAGGTCAAGGAAATCGCCAGGCAGGGAGGCCGCGAGGGGGAAGCAGCCAGGACGTTGCGGATGGACCCGGCCAAGGTGCGTTCGTTCCTCGATCAGTTTCCCGATGCCCATCTGCAGGAGGCGCTGGGGTTGCTCTTGGACGCTGATGCCAAACTGAAGGGTGGAAGCGGTGGACGCCCCGCGCGTATTCTTGAGGGGCTGTTGCTGCGGTTGTGCGATCGCGCACAGGCTAAGGCGCGTCCACTCTCACCAAGTCGAGGCGCCGAGGCGCCGCAACCGGTGAGAGCGAGAACCATTTCGAACGTGCGAACGATTAGCGGGAGGCAGACAAGGAATTGA
- a CDS encoding ester cyclase, protein MSVHLSGAQKAMVELFERHVQAEMAGDLETTMATMTDNPHLNHVPVMTGGVGSTGVREFYRDHLVGKFFPPDVTMVNVSRTVGIDQIVEELVIGFTHTTAIDWLLPGVPPTGKKVEMAVAVIVGFKNGKISHEHIYWDQAGVLMQVGLLNPTRLPVSGVESARKVLNPKLPARVI, encoded by the coding sequence ATGAGCGTTCATTTATCTGGAGCTCAAAAGGCGATGGTCGAACTGTTCGAGCGCCATGTGCAGGCAGAGATGGCAGGTGACCTCGAAACCACGATGGCCACCATGACCGATAATCCCCATCTTAACCATGTGCCGGTAATGACCGGGGGAGTGGGCAGTACAGGAGTTCGCGAGTTTTACCGCGACCACCTTGTTGGCAAGTTTTTCCCTCCAGATGTCACGATGGTCAACGTCTCCCGTACCGTTGGGATCGACCAGATCGTGGAAGAATTGGTCATCGGCTTTACGCACACCACGGCTATAGACTGGTTGCTGCCAGGTGTGCCGCCAACGGGCAAGAAAGTGGAGATGGCCGTAGCTGTGATTGTGGGGTTCAAGAATGGAAAGATTTCTCACGAGCACATTTATTGGGATCAGGCCGGTGTCCTAATGCAGGTGGGGTTGCTCAATCCAACACGGTTGCCAGTCAGTGGTGTTGAAAGTGCCCGCAAGGTACTGAATCCGAAGCTGCCGGCACGCGTCATTTGA
- the leuS gene encoding leucine--tRNA ligase, whose amino-acid sequence MSKTYDHHALEVKWQAYWEEHRTFRVADDRTKPKFYCLDMFPYPSGSGLHVGHLEGYTATDIVSRYKRMRGFNVLHPMGWDAFGLPAEQYAVKTGIHPVVTTAQNIATFKRQMKRVGLSYDWEREVSTIDPGYYRWTQWIFLKLFERGLAYVAEVPVNWCPALGTVLANEEIIDGKSEVGGFDVVRKPMRQWVLKITAYADRLLEDLKLVEWPPSTLEMQKNWIGRSVGAEVEFDLAGCPGAVRIFTTRPDTLFGATYMVLSPEHPLVDVVTTADRRADVTAYRDAAARKSDLQRQELDKDKTGGFTGGYAVNPVNGERLPIWIADYVLMGYGTGAIMAVPAHDERDWAFAKTYDLPIREVIAGGQVEQEAFVSSDKGTVVNSTTPDKSFSIDGLTPGDAIPKITAHLESQGKGRKAVNYKLRDWLFARQRYWGEPFPIVWVDGQALPIPEEQLPLLLPETDNFKPSGSGESPLANLTDWLTTTDPVSGAPARRETNTMPQWAGSCWYYLRFIDPKNQQQLVDPELERYWMPVDLYIGGSEHAVLHLLYARFWHKVLYDIGVVSTPEPFKKLVHQGIVLGEDNQKMSKSRGNVVNPDEIMDQFGADAVRLYEMFMGPLEAVKPWSTRGVEGVTRFLERSWRLMANDEGHLSNAVAGIVPTLEQQRLLHQTIKKVTEDIEGLRFNTAIAQMMVFTNEMTKTELRSRALLEPFVLLLAPFAPHLAEELWVVLGHKPSVSQQPWPIFDPAMTVSDRLTIPIQVNGKLRAKLEVGTDATREQVEGLARVQVAEWLQGQEPKKIVYVEKKLMNFVV is encoded by the coding sequence ATGAGCAAAACCTACGATCATCACGCCCTTGAAGTGAAGTGGCAGGCCTATTGGGAGGAGCACCGGACCTTCCGGGTGGCTGACGACCGGACCAAGCCAAAATTCTACTGCCTCGACATGTTTCCCTATCCCTCCGGATCGGGCCTCCACGTCGGCCACCTCGAAGGCTATACCGCGACGGATATTGTGTCCCGCTACAAGCGGATGAGGGGCTTCAATGTATTGCACCCGATGGGGTGGGACGCATTCGGGCTTCCGGCTGAGCAATATGCGGTGAAGACCGGCATTCATCCGGTCGTCACGACGGCCCAGAACATTGCCACCTTCAAGCGCCAAATGAAACGCGTCGGTCTGTCCTACGACTGGGAACGCGAGGTCAGCACGATCGATCCCGGCTATTATCGCTGGACGCAGTGGATCTTCTTGAAACTGTTCGAGCGGGGGTTGGCCTACGTGGCGGAGGTGCCGGTGAATTGGTGCCCTGCGCTGGGGACGGTGCTGGCCAACGAGGAAATTATCGATGGGAAGAGCGAGGTCGGCGGCTTCGATGTGGTGCGTAAGCCGATGCGCCAATGGGTCTTGAAGATTACGGCCTATGCCGATCGGCTCCTCGAAGATTTGAAGCTGGTCGAATGGCCCCCCAGCACCTTGGAGATGCAGAAGAATTGGATCGGCCGATCGGTCGGAGCGGAAGTCGAATTCGATTTGGCCGGCTGCCCCGGCGCAGTTCGGATCTTTACGACGAGGCCCGATACCCTGTTTGGCGCGACTTACATGGTGCTGTCTCCGGAGCATCCGCTCGTGGACGTCGTCACAACTGCCGACCGCCGCGCAGATGTTACGGCCTATCGCGATGCTGCTGCCAGAAAAAGCGACCTTCAACGGCAGGAGCTGGATAAGGACAAGACCGGGGGCTTCACCGGGGGCTATGCGGTGAATCCGGTGAACGGTGAGCGGCTGCCCATTTGGATTGCCGACTACGTCTTGATGGGTTATGGGACCGGGGCCATCATGGCTGTGCCGGCGCATGACGAGCGCGATTGGGCCTTTGCCAAGACCTACGATTTGCCGATCCGCGAAGTGATCGCAGGAGGCCAGGTTGAGCAGGAGGCTTTCGTGTCGTCCGACAAGGGGACCGTCGTCAATTCCACCACGCCGGATAAAAGTTTTTCGATCGATGGGCTGACGCCGGGCGATGCGATCCCGAAAATCACGGCCCATTTAGAATCGCAGGGCAAGGGCCGCAAGGCGGTGAACTATAAATTGCGGGACTGGTTGTTTGCCCGTCAGCGCTATTGGGGTGAGCCCTTTCCGATTGTCTGGGTGGATGGCCAGGCCCTTCCGATTCCGGAAGAGCAGCTGCCGCTGTTGTTGCCGGAGACCGATAATTTCAAGCCGTCCGGGAGCGGCGAAAGTCCGCTCGCGAATCTCACGGACTGGCTGACGACCACCGATCCGGTCAGCGGCGCGCCGGCGCGCCGTGAAACCAACACGATGCCTCAGTGGGCCGGTTCCTGCTGGTATTATCTGCGGTTTATCGATCCGAAGAATCAGCAGCAGCTCGTCGATCCGGAATTGGAGCGTTACTGGATGCCGGTGGATCTCTACATCGGCGGCAGCGAACATGCCGTGCTGCATTTGCTCTATGCGCGGTTTTGGCACAAGGTTCTGTACGATATCGGAGTGGTCAGTACGCCGGAGCCGTTCAAGAAGCTGGTGCATCAGGGGATTGTGCTGGGGGAAGACAATCAGAAGATGTCGAAGTCCCGCGGCAATGTCGTCAATCCCGACGAGATCATGGACCAGTTCGGGGCCGATGCGGTGCGGCTCTATGAGATGTTCATGGGCCCGCTGGAGGCCGTGAAGCCTTGGAGCACGAGGGGCGTGGAAGGGGTCACGCGGTTTCTCGAACGGTCCTGGCGGCTCATGGCGAACGACGAAGGCCATCTGTCGAATGCCGTGGCGGGGATTGTCCCGACTCTCGAACAGCAGCGGTTGCTCCACCAGACGATCAAGAAAGTGACGGAGGATATCGAAGGGTTGCGGTTCAATACCGCGATCGCCCAGATGATGGTCTTTACGAACGAGATGACGAAGACGGAGCTTCGTTCACGGGCTTTGCTCGAACCATTTGTGCTGCTGCTGGCTCCCTTCGCGCCTCATCTGGCTGAAGAATTGTGGGTCGTGCTGGGCCACAAGCCGAGCGTGTCTCAGCAGCCCTGGCCGATCTTCGATCCGGCCATGACCGTGAGCGACCGGTTGACCATTCCGATCCAGGTGAACGGAAAGTTGCGCGCCAAGCTTGAGGTGGGAACCGACGCCACTCGCGAGCAGGTCGAGGGGCTGGCTCGTGTGCAGGTCGCCGAGTGGCTGCAGGGGCAGGAGCCGAAGAAGATTGTGTATGTCGAAAAAAAGTTGATGAACTTCGTCGTATGA
- the rpsT gene encoding 30S ribosomal protein S20 — protein sequence MPVVHKSTIRRARQSVKRHDRNRATLGALKTLVKKVQAAVAEKKVEDATVSLRLATSALSKAVTKGVMKPNTASRRVARLTLHVNSLSASR from the coding sequence ATGCCGGTTGTACATAAATCGACGATTCGCCGAGCCCGCCAGTCCGTGAAGCGGCACGACCGTAACCGTGCGACGCTGGGCGCCCTCAAGACCCTCGTCAAGAAAGTCCAGGCGGCCGTGGCCGAGAAGAAGGTCGAGGATGCGACGGTGTCCTTGCGTCTCGCCACATCGGCCCTCAGCAAAGCAGTGACGAAGGGTGTGATGAAACCCAACACGGCCTCGCGCCGGGTGGCTCGCCTCACGCTCCACGTCAATTCCTTGTCTGCCTCCCGCTAA
- a CDS encoding nucleoside deaminase — MKAFITQDTPVTDEVLNTIAHLPTKSLPQIVEEGFLTKLTDKDFMRVAVLLAQKGYDEGGCPIGGVVISNQTRQILGKGHNTLVQENHPYNHGETSAIRDAGRRDFSLTTIFTTLSPCDVCATLIYMRQFNRVVVGDVTSASGNEEMLRQNGVQVDILEDPEGIALYAKYRAEKPDQDMEDWKGLAAVRQTAAPKSL, encoded by the coding sequence ATGAAAGCGTTCATTACTCAGGATACGCCTGTAACAGATGAGGTGTTGAATACTATTGCCCACCTTCCAACCAAAAGCTTGCCGCAGATAGTCGAGGAAGGTTTTCTCACGAAGCTGACAGACAAGGACTTCATGCGTGTCGCGGTTCTGTTGGCGCAGAAGGGATATGATGAAGGCGGCTGTCCGATTGGTGGCGTGGTTATCAGCAATCAAACCCGTCAGATTTTAGGCAAAGGGCATAACACGCTTGTACAGGAGAACCACCCTTACAATCATGGCGAAACATCCGCGATACGAGATGCAGGGCGCCGCGATTTCAGTCTGACGACAATTTTTACGACATTAAGCCCGTGTGATGTGTGTGCAACATTGATTTATATGCGCCAGTTCAACAGGGTCGTCGTGGGTGATGTGACAAGTGCTTCAGGCAACGAAGAAATGCTCCGCCAAAATGGTGTTCAAGTTGATATTCTAGAAGATCCCGAAGGTATTGCGCTCTATGCGAAATATCGGGCAGAAAAACCGGATCAAGACATGGAAGACTGGAAAGGTCTGGCTGCTGTCCGACAAACGGCTGCGCCTAAATCGTTATAA
- the lptE gene encoding LPS assembly lipoprotein LptE, whose amino-acid sequence MRDTLKTRGARACFAFPASLALLAALAGCGYQFRVEGAGPTIGSAAAASASTVPPPRLVVRTLENKSFEPNLEARFTNYLRHEFSSGSGAQVVPDTEAADLVLTGQIISVGIPTLSFSMTTTLESRAEVTVSVKVEETRTKRVVWMQTAKGSSEFYVTPDLQFNRVLQNRAVEQAGRFIAEDLASRFLLQLESGQLEKPVAKPASSNADTTVK is encoded by the coding sequence ATGCGAGACACACTGAAAACTAGAGGCGCGCGTGCCTGTTTCGCTTTCCCTGCCAGTCTTGCATTGCTCGCGGCGCTCGCCGGGTGCGGCTATCAGTTTCGTGTGGAGGGAGCCGGGCCCACCATCGGGAGCGCAGCGGCGGCATCCGCTTCCACGGTTCCGCCGCCGAGGCTGGTGGTGAGGACTTTGGAGAATAAGAGTTTCGAGCCCAACCTGGAGGCTCGTTTCACTAACTATCTGCGCCACGAGTTTTCCTCCGGCAGTGGGGCGCAGGTCGTGCCGGATACTGAGGCGGCCGATCTTGTGTTGACCGGGCAAATTATTTCGGTCGGCATTCCGACGCTCAGTTTCAGCATGACCACCACCCTCGAAAGCCGCGCCGAGGTGACGGTGTCGGTCAAGGTGGAGGAGACCAGGACGAAACGTGTCGTGTGGATGCAAACGGCCAAGGGCTCCTCGGAGTTCTATGTCACGCCGGATTTGCAGTTCAACCGCGTCCTGCAGAACCGGGCCGTGGAGCAAGCAGGCCGGTTCATTGCGGAAGATCTGGCCTCCCGTTTTCTGCTCCAGCTAGAGTCGGGGCAGTTGGAAAAGCCGGTCGCCAAGCCGGCGTCGAGCAATGCGGACACAACCGTCAAATAA
- the der gene encoding ribosome biogenesis GTPase Der, producing the protein MPRTKKPKNIPIEEAVPEETVPAPTLLHTTTAHPPIVAIIGRPNVGKSTLFNRMLGKRTAIVDDVPGVTRDRNYADATYRNRPYRLVDTGGLDPTASESMLILIKRQSELAIAEADILILLMDGRTGLTTPDHAVVRLLRGTTKPLFVVINKIDTPKVEPLVADFYQLGTETLYPISAEHGIGVSDLLDAIYPLLPVPDENPEKSTIPRIAVVGRPNVGKSTLVNAVLGEDRVVVSDVPGTTRDSIDSIAIHKGRTYLFTDTAGIRRRGKIDRGIEGYSVVRSHLAIGRSDLGILLLDATEGVTEQDTKIAGVIIKQGRACFLIVNKWDLREGDHEARQEVELELKRRFPFLTWAPVLFASAAHPDSLGQLFPTIDRVYAAFSKRIPTGALNKFLQEILTTHPLPVRKGKPTKITKSAFMTQVAIQPPVFALFVGHPDNITPSYLRFLENQIREEYGFEGTPIRLLVRKK; encoded by the coding sequence ATGCCACGCACGAAAAAACCTAAAAACATCCCCATAGAAGAGGCCGTACCGGAAGAAACGGTACCGGCACCGACACTGCTGCACACGACGACGGCTCACCCGCCTATTGTGGCCATTATCGGTCGCCCCAACGTCGGCAAGTCGACGCTCTTCAATCGCATGCTCGGCAAACGCACGGCCATCGTGGACGACGTCCCCGGTGTCACGCGGGATCGCAACTACGCCGACGCCACCTATCGGAATCGTCCCTACCGCCTGGTCGATACGGGGGGCCTGGACCCGACCGCCTCGGAAAGCATGTTGATCCTCATCAAGCGTCAGTCGGAGCTCGCCATTGCCGAAGCGGACATTTTGATCCTGCTGATGGACGGCCGGACTGGGCTCACGACCCCGGACCATGCCGTCGTCCGTCTCTTGCGCGGCACGACGAAGCCCTTGTTCGTGGTGATCAATAAGATCGACACGCCCAAGGTTGAACCGCTCGTGGCGGATTTCTATCAATTGGGCACAGAGACGCTCTATCCGATCTCTGCAGAACATGGGATCGGCGTCTCCGACCTCCTGGATGCAATCTATCCGCTCCTCCCGGTCCCGGATGAGAACCCTGAAAAATCGACGATCCCCCGCATCGCCGTTGTGGGACGACCGAATGTCGGCAAGTCCACGCTGGTCAATGCCGTGCTCGGAGAAGACCGGGTGGTGGTCAGCGATGTGCCTGGCACCACCAGGGATTCCATCGATTCGATCGCCATCCATAAGGGGCGGACCTATCTCTTCACGGATACAGCCGGCATCAGGCGGCGCGGAAAGATCGACCGGGGAATTGAAGGCTATAGCGTCGTCCGATCGCACCTGGCCATCGGCCGGTCCGATCTTGGAATCTTATTGCTCGACGCCACGGAAGGCGTGACCGAGCAGGACACCAAAATCGCCGGCGTCATCATCAAGCAAGGCCGGGCCTGCTTCCTCATCGTCAATAAATGGGACCTCCGTGAAGGCGATCACGAGGCTCGCCAGGAAGTCGAACTGGAACTCAAACGGCGCTTTCCCTTCCTGACCTGGGCGCCGGTCCTCTTCGCATCAGCCGCGCACCCCGATTCGCTGGGCCAGCTCTTTCCGACTATCGATCGGGTCTACGCGGCCTTTTCCAAACGAATCCCGACCGGTGCGTTGAACAAGTTCCTGCAGGAAATTCTCACCACCCATCCCCTCCCGGTGCGGAAGGGCAAACCGACGAAGATTACCAAATCCGCCTTCATGACCCAGGTCGCGATACAACCACCGGTCTTTGCGTTGTTTGTCGGTCACCCGGACAATATCACCCCCAGTTACCTCCGCTTTCTCGAAAATCAGATCCGCGAGGA
- the pyrF gene encoding orotidine-5'-phosphate decarboxylase, whose translation MSTIIARDRLILALDVPTSDEADRLLDRAGDQIVFVKVGLELYTAAGPEMVQRLIARGKRVFLDLKFLDIEETVRRATALVASMGVEFLTIHANRKALAAAVQGRGTSSLKLLAVTVLTNFDSHDLREMGIQRSVQDLVAARALLASEVGCDGVVASGEEPGVLRPKVGPRFLIVTPGVRPAGKGVDDHARATTPTQAISAGADYLVIGRPIRDASDPAAAAAAILAEMQAAFDARG comes from the coding sequence GTGTCAACCATCATTGCCCGTGACCGTCTAATCCTGGCCTTGGACGTGCCCACCAGCGACGAAGCCGACCGGCTGCTCGATCGGGCAGGGGATCAGATTGTGTTTGTGAAGGTCGGACTCGAACTCTATACCGCCGCCGGGCCGGAGATGGTCCAACGGTTGATTGCGCGAGGGAAGCGGGTGTTCCTGGATCTGAAGTTCCTCGATATTGAAGAAACGGTTCGCCGGGCTACGGCGCTGGTTGCGTCGATGGGCGTGGAGTTTTTGACGATTCATGCGAATCGGAAAGCGCTGGCCGCAGCCGTTCAAGGCCGTGGCACGTCCTCGCTGAAACTGTTGGCGGTCACGGTCTTGACTAATTTCGACAGCCACGACCTCCGTGAGATGGGCATCCAGCGGAGCGTGCAGGACTTGGTTGCGGCTCGAGCCCTCTTGGCATCAGAAGTGGGCTGCGACGGGGTCGTGGCCTCAGGCGAAGAACCGGGGGTCCTCCGTCCCAAGGTCGGTCCTCGTTTTCTCATCGTGACGCCAGGCGTGCGCCCGGCCGGCAAGGGGGTCGATGACCATGCCCGGGCGACCACGCCGACCCAGGCGATTTCGGCGGGGGCCGACTATTTGGTGATCGGCCGGCCCATCAGAGACGCCTCGGATCCTGCCGCCGCCGCTGCCGCCATTCTTGCAGAAATGCAGGCGGCCTTTGACGCGCGGGGCTGA
- a CDS encoding AbrB/MazE/SpoVT family DNA-binding domain-containing protein codes for MAVTTISPKFQIVIPKEVREKLHLAPSQRLQIVEKGGVITLVPEVPLKSLKGALKGMSKTDLREKKDRL; via the coding sequence ATGGCTGTGACGACGATTTCACCAAAGTTCCAAATCGTGATCCCCAAGGAAGTGCGGGAAAAACTCCATCTAGCTCCAAGCCAGCGTTTGCAGATTGTAGAGAAGGGCGGAGTCATCACCCTGGTGCCAGAAGTCCCTCTGAAATCGTTGAAGGGTGCGCTCAAGGGCATGTCTAAGACGGATCTTCGGGAGAAGAAGGACCGATTGTGA
- a CDS encoding type II toxin-antitoxin system VapC family toxin: MKVLLDSSGWIDFFTGGPLAEQYAPYLTSRYQLITPAIVLYEVYKKIKRERGEETAILFAGRLSATQVVQLTESIALLAADVSLLHGLAMADAIVYATAQDQGAELVTGDADLKDLPGVVYIK; encoded by the coding sequence GTGAAGGTCTTGCTGGATTCTAGCGGCTGGATCGATTTTTTCACGGGCGGACCACTCGCCGAGCAGTATGCGCCCTATCTCACTTCTCGGTATCAGCTCATCACGCCGGCCATCGTGTTGTATGAGGTCTACAAGAAGATCAAACGGGAGCGAGGGGAGGAAACGGCGATATTGTTCGCAGGACGGCTCAGCGCAACCCAGGTCGTTCAACTAACAGAATCGATCGCCCTGCTAGCCGCGGATGTGAGCTTGTTGCACGGCTTGGCCATGGCCGATGCGATCGTGTACGCGACAGCCCAAGACCAGGGGGCCGAACTAGTCACGGGTGACGCAGATCTGAAGGATTTGCCGGGAGTGGTGTATATCAAGTAG
- a CDS encoding class I SAM-dependent methyltransferase yields the protein MGLYVTQIFPRLMDWVMGGDEFQQLRRLLLQDAHGEVLEIGLGTGLNLPHYPGTLSRLHAVDPAPLLPDRVAQRCTSVAFPVQITQVSAETLPFDNQTFDCVVSTWTLCTIPDPVTALREVRRVLKPNGVFLFLEHGRSEEARIAAWQDRLNPLQRVIGCGCNLNRKIDQLIEQAGLTIRQLDRFQMQGVPRLGGEMYRGSAVPTPASSLRQRPLHEGR from the coding sequence ATGGGACTCTACGTTACACAGATTTTCCCCCGTCTGATGGACTGGGTCATGGGCGGCGACGAGTTCCAGCAACTCCGGCGGCTGCTGTTGCAGGACGCTCACGGTGAAGTCTTGGAAATCGGTCTTGGCACAGGGCTCAACCTGCCCCACTACCCAGGGACATTGTCGCGGTTGCATGCCGTGGACCCGGCCCCGCTCCTGCCAGACCGGGTGGCACAACGATGTACATCCGTTGCCTTTCCCGTTCAGATCACGCAGGTCAGCGCGGAAACGCTCCCTTTCGATAATCAAACCTTCGACTGCGTCGTGAGCACCTGGACCCTCTGCACCATTCCCGATCCGGTGACGGCGCTCCGGGAAGTCCGTCGAGTCCTGAAGCCAAATGGAGTGTTTCTCTTTCTGGAGCATGGCAGGAGCGAGGAGGCAAGGATTGCGGCCTGGCAGGATCGCCTGAACCCGCTCCAGCGAGTAATCGGCTGTGGCTGCAATCTGAACCGGAAGATCGACCAGCTCATCGAACAGGCGGGACTCACGATCAGGCAGCTGGATCGGTTCCAGATGCAGGGCGTCCCGCGATTGGGCGGAGAAATGTATCGGGGGTCGGCTGTGCCGACTCCTGCATCATCCTTGCGACAGCGGCCTCTTCATGAGGGTCGATAA
- a CDS encoding HAD-IA family hydrolase produces MTPFHLNWDDIDDVLLDMDGTLLDRHFDNFFFEEELPRRYALLHGLTHEGSRDRLMAMYRSVEGELAWTDLDYWTERVGIDVVALHKELDHLVGFLPSTETFLRDLKILGRRVTILTNAHQAGVDVKIAKTGLDRHVDRIVTASEVGYLKMRPAYWPACQRLVGFNPERALFIDDDEGCLAAAKQFGIAHLVHSAKSSSQLPPVPSASFASVENLSTLMKRPLSQG; encoded by the coding sequence ATGACGCCATTTCACTTGAATTGGGACGACATCGACGATGTCCTGCTCGACATGGATGGCACCTTGCTGGACCGCCATTTCGACAACTTCTTTTTCGAAGAGGAGCTGCCGCGGCGCTATGCCTTGCTGCATGGGCTGACCCACGAGGGGTCACGCGATCGATTGATGGCCATGTATCGGTCGGTTGAAGGGGAGCTGGCTTGGACCGATCTAGACTATTGGACCGAGCGGGTGGGGATCGATGTGGTGGCCTTGCATAAGGAGCTGGACCATCTGGTGGGGTTTCTGCCGAGCACGGAAACGTTTCTCCGTGATCTCAAGATTCTGGGGCGGCGGGTCACGATCCTGACGAACGCCCATCAAGCGGGCGTGGACGTGAAGATCGCCAAGACCGGCCTCGACCGGCATGTGGACCGCATCGTGACGGCCTCCGAGGTGGGCTACTTGAAAATGCGGCCGGCCTATTGGCCTGCCTGCCAGCGGTTGGTGGGTTTCAATCCTGAGCGAGCGTTGTTTATCGACGACGATGAAGGTTGTCTGGCTGCCGCCAAGCAGTTCGGTATCGCGCATTTGGTCCATAGCGCGAAGTCCAGCTCTCAGCTGCCGCCGGTCCCCTCCGCATCCTTTGCCTCGGTCGAGAATTTATCGACCCTCATGAAGAGGCCGCTGTCGCAAGGATGA